The following proteins are encoded in a genomic region of Cricetulus griseus strain 17A/GY chromosome 7, alternate assembly CriGri-PICRH-1.0, whole genome shotgun sequence:
- the Slc9a3r2 gene encoding Na(+)/H(+) exchange regulatory cofactor NHE-RF2 isoform X1 yields MARSRNAMLPASAPGASPQNCHRGLVQDVNGPPRELRPRLCHLRRGPQGYGFNLHSDKSRPGQYIRSVDPGSPASHSGLRAQDRLIEVNGQNVEGLRHAEVVARIKAREDEARLLVVDPETDEHFKRLRVIPTEEHVEGPLPSPVTNGTSPAQLNGGSKCSSRSDLPGSEKDNEDGSAWKRDPFQESGLHLSPTAAEAKEKARATRVNKRAPQMDWNRKREIFSNF; encoded by the exons ATGGCTCGCTCCAGGAATGCCatgctgcctgcttctgccccagGAGCTTCTCCACAGAACTGCCATCGGgggcttgttcag GATGTCAATGGGCCGCCAAGAGAGCTGCGTCCCCGGCTCTGCCACTTGCGAAGGGGACCCCAGGGCTATGGGTTCAACCTGCATAGTGACAAGTCCCGGCCTGGTCAATACATCCGCTCTGTGGACCCAGGCTCACCTGCTTCCCACTCTGGCCTCCGTGCCCAGGACCGGCTCATTGAG GTGAATGGGCAGAATGTGGAGGGGCTGCGCCATGCCGAAGTTGTTGCCAGAATCAAGGCACGGGAGGATGAGGCCCGGTTGCTGGTGGTAGATCCTGAGACGGATGAACACTTCAAGCGGTTGCGGGTCATACCCACTGAGGAACATGTAGAAG GTCCACTGCCATCACCAGTCACAAACGGGACCAGTCCTGCCCAG CTCAATGGTGGCTCCAAGTGCTCATCCCGAAGTGACCTGCCAGGCTCAGAGAAGGACAATGAG GATGGCAGTGCCTGGAAGCGAGACCCCTTCCAGGAGAGTGGCCTCCACCTGAGTCCCACAGCAGCTGAGGCCAAGGAGAAGGCTCGAGCTACTAGGGTCAACAAGCGGGCACCACAGATGGACTGGAACCGGAAGCGAGAGATCTTCAGCAACTTCTGA
- the Slc9a3r2 gene encoding Na(+)/H(+) exchange regulatory cofactor NHE-RF2 isoform X2 yields MAAQESLRPRLCRLVRGEQGYGFHLHGEKGRRGQFIRRVEPGSPAEAAALRAGDRLVEVNGVNVEGETHHQVVQRIKAVEGHTQLLVVDKETDEELCRRQLTCTEEMAHRGLPPAHNPWEPKHDWACSSSLGSDTGQKDVNGPPRELRPRLCHLRRGPQGYGFNLHSDKSRPGQYIRSVDPGSPASHSGLRAQDRLIEVNGQNVEGLRHAEVVARIKAREDEARLLVVDPETDEHFKRLRVIPTEEHVEGPLPSPVTNGTSPAQLNGGSKCSSRSDLPGSEKDNEDGSAWKRDPFQESGLHLSPTAAEAKEKARATRVNKRAPQMDWNRKREIFSNF; encoded by the exons ATGGCCGCGCAGGAGTCGCTGCGGCCCCGCCTGTGTCGCCTGGTGCGCGGCGAGCAAGGCTACGGCTTCCACCTGCATGGCGAGAAGGGCCGCCGTGGCCAGTTCATCCGGCGCGTGGAGCCAGGCTCCCCAGCCGAGGCGGCCGCGCTGCGCGCCGGGGACCGCCTGGTTGAGGTCAACGGCGTCAACGTAGAGGGCGAGACGCATCACCAG GTGGTACAGAGGATCAAGGCTGTGGAGGGGCACACTCAGCTGCTTGTGGTGGACAAGGAGACAGATGAGGAACTCTGCCGGCGGCAACTGACCTGCACTGAGGAGATGGCCCATCGAGGGCTTCCACCAGCCCACAACCCCTGGGAGCCAAAGCACGACTGGGCATGCTCGAGCAGCCTTGGCTCTGACACTGGCCAGAAG GATGTCAATGGGCCGCCAAGAGAGCTGCGTCCCCGGCTCTGCCACTTGCGAAGGGGACCCCAGGGCTATGGGTTCAACCTGCATAGTGACAAGTCCCGGCCTGGTCAATACATCCGCTCTGTGGACCCAGGCTCACCTGCTTCCCACTCTGGCCTCCGTGCCCAGGACCGGCTCATTGAG GTGAATGGGCAGAATGTGGAGGGGCTGCGCCATGCCGAAGTTGTTGCCAGAATCAAGGCACGGGAGGATGAGGCCCGGTTGCTGGTGGTAGATCCTGAGACGGATGAACACTTCAAGCGGTTGCGGGTCATACCCACTGAGGAACATGTAGAAG GTCCACTGCCATCACCAGTCACAAACGGGACCAGTCCTGCCCAG CTCAATGGTGGCTCCAAGTGCTCATCCCGAAGTGACCTGCCAGGCTCAGAGAAGGACAATGAG GATGGCAGTGCCTGGAAGCGAGACCCCTTCCAGGAGAGTGGCCTCCACCTGAGTCCCACAGCAGCTGAGGCCAAGGAGAAGGCTCGAGCTACTAGGGTCAACAAGCGGGCACCACAGATGGACTGGAACCGGAAGCGAGAGATCTTCAGCAACTTCTGA
- the Nthl1 gene encoding endonuclease III-like protein 1 isoform X2, with protein sequence MNTGIRMVTRSRSRTPRIAAEGCGEELTPREAAAEGRKSCRPVKRPRKTQKLHVAYEVSNGEKGEDAEPLKVPVWEPQNWQQQLANIQIMRSKKDAPVDQLGAEHCYDTSAPPKVRRYQILLSLMLSSQTKDQVTAGAMQRLRARGLTVESILQTDDDMLGRLIYPVGFWRNKVKFIKQTTAILQQRYEGDIPASVAELVALPGVGPKMAHLAMAVAWGTISGIAVDTHVHRITNRLRWTKNVTKTPEETRTALEEWLPRSAFLSILSARPASTRPCALLPRTSKGQRTSSGQSL encoded by the exons ATGAACACGGGCATTCGGATGGTGACTCGCAGTCGGAGCCGCACGCCTAGGATCGCGGCAGAAGGGTGTGGGGAGGAGCTCACGCCGCGAGAAGCTGCTGCAG aaggaagaaaaagctgCCGGCCTGTGAAACGTCCACGTAAGACACAGAAACTACATGTGGCCTATGAGGTTTCTAATGGTGAGAAAGGTGAAGATGCTGAGCCCCTCAAAGTACCAGTTTGGGAGCCCCAGAACTGGCAGCAGCAACTGGCCAACATCCAAATCATGAGAAGCAAGAAGGATGCACCTGTGGACCAGTTAGGTGCTGAGCACTGCTATGACACCAGTGCCCCCCCAAAG GTGCGGAGGTACCAGATACTCCTGTCGCTGATGCTCTCCAGCCAGACCAAAGACCAGGTGACAGCGGGTGCCATGCAGCGCCTACGGGCACGGGGCTTGACTGTGGAAAGCATCCTACAGACAGATGATGACATGCTGGGCAGGCTCATCTACCCTGTGGGCTTCTGGAGG AACAAAGTAAAGTTCATCAAGCAGACAACCGCCATACTGCAGCAGCGCTATGAAGGGGACATCCCTGCTTCCGTGGCAGAGCTGGTAGCCTTACCAGGTGTTGGGCCCAAGATGGCACACTTGGCTATGGCTGTGGCCTGGGGGACCATATCAGGCATAG CAGtggacacacatgtacatagaaTCACCAACCGACTGAGGTGGACCAAGAACGTGACCAAGACCCCAGAGGAGACACGCACAGCCTTGGAGGAGTGGCTACCCAG ATCTGCCTTCCTGTCCATCCTCAGTGCCAGGCCTGCCTCAACCAGGCCCTGTGCCCTGCTGCCAAGGACCTCTAAGGGTCAGAGGACTTCCTCTGGCCAGAGTCTGTGA
- the Nthl1 gene encoding endonuclease III-like protein 1 isoform X1, with product MNTGIRMVTRSRSRTPRIAAEGCGEELTPREAAAEGRKSCRPVKRPRKTQKLHVAYEVSNGEKGEDAEPLKVPVWEPQNWQQQLANIQIMRSKKDAPVDQLGAEHCYDTSAPPKVRRYQILLSLMLSSQTKDQVTAGAMQRLRARGLTVESILQTDDDMLGRLIYPVGFWRNKVKFIKQTTAILQQRYEGDIPASVAELVALPGVGPKMAHLAMAVAWGTISGIAVDTHVHRITNRLRWTKNVTKTPEETRTALEEWLPRGLWSEINGLMVGFGQQICLPVHPQCQACLNQALCPAAKDL from the exons ATGAACACGGGCATTCGGATGGTGACTCGCAGTCGGAGCCGCACGCCTAGGATCGCGGCAGAAGGGTGTGGGGAGGAGCTCACGCCGCGAGAAGCTGCTGCAG aaggaagaaaaagctgCCGGCCTGTGAAACGTCCACGTAAGACACAGAAACTACATGTGGCCTATGAGGTTTCTAATGGTGAGAAAGGTGAAGATGCTGAGCCCCTCAAAGTACCAGTTTGGGAGCCCCAGAACTGGCAGCAGCAACTGGCCAACATCCAAATCATGAGAAGCAAGAAGGATGCACCTGTGGACCAGTTAGGTGCTGAGCACTGCTATGACACCAGTGCCCCCCCAAAG GTGCGGAGGTACCAGATACTCCTGTCGCTGATGCTCTCCAGCCAGACCAAAGACCAGGTGACAGCGGGTGCCATGCAGCGCCTACGGGCACGGGGCTTGACTGTGGAAAGCATCCTACAGACAGATGATGACATGCTGGGCAGGCTCATCTACCCTGTGGGCTTCTGGAGG AACAAAGTAAAGTTCATCAAGCAGACAACCGCCATACTGCAGCAGCGCTATGAAGGGGACATCCCTGCTTCCGTGGCAGAGCTGGTAGCCTTACCAGGTGTTGGGCCCAAGATGGCACACTTGGCTATGGCTGTGGCCTGGGGGACCATATCAGGCATAG CAGtggacacacatgtacatagaaTCACCAACCGACTGAGGTGGACCAAGAACGTGACCAAGACCCCAGAGGAGACACGCACAGCCTTGGAGGAGTGGCTACCCAG GGGGCTGTGGAGTGAAATCAATGGACTGATGGTGGGCTTTGGCCAACAGATCTGCCTTCCTGTCCATCCTCAGTGCCAGGCCTGCCTCAACCAGGCCCTGTGCCCTGCTGCCAAGGACCTCTAA